One Sylvia atricapilla isolate bSylAtr1 chromosome 21, bSylAtr1.pri, whole genome shotgun sequence genomic window, GAGGCAGTGGCAGCACCAGCCTCCCGACAGCAATCACCACACAAGACTGGTCTCTCCACACCACACCAGGTGCCAGGGGTACATGGAAGCAGACAAGGGGTCAGGAGTCATAGGAGCGACATCCTGCTGACCTGTCTCCACACCAGATTTCCTGTTGTTTCAGTCAGCAGTGAAAAACAACAGAGCAAAGCCAGGCCCAGGCCAAAGCCAACAagccaaggccaggctgggagtcCCTGTGTCTTGCTGTTTCTTGCAGCATAATCTAATTAAAGCCACAGGAAATGTGCTTTCCCATAGTGACTGGACATCTTTTAAAACCCAGCCAATAAAAATCCATGGGCAAGGGAATGAGGGGACAAGGGCAACAGAAACCAGGCTCCATGGCCCCTGCCACTGGGAGATATCTGCCCCAGATCCCTGTATACTTGTTCCCTTGCTGAGACACCTCGTGGCAGCTCTCATGGGGCACCAGATCATCTGGAAGTTCATCTGAGATCTCCCTGGACAGGAGCTGCTACAATGCCCTCCCATCTCCCTCCACACTCTTGAGAGGCTCTCCAGGGTCTGGCCCCTTTGTGCAAGATTTCAGGAGCTCACAAATGGCTCTGCAGTGGAAGGGGTAGGGTGGGGGCTGTGGAAAAGAGCACTGGAAAGGCAGGGTGggtggaagaagaaaggaaagggctggaggagtatttcaagtattttatttttaaaatttcccagTTAAAAAACACAGTGGCTGTGCCTTTCTCTGGGTAAGAGACACAATCTGTGGTGCCCCAGGATAGCCCTCAGGTTTACTTCCCGAGtgggcagctctgaggctgtGGCCCTGCCAGACAGGTAACACTGAACTGAGCTACAGCTGAGGAGGGCtgacagctctgagcagcccctctcttaaatacatttaaaagcaGTTGTGGGAACAAACTGTGGTGttaaaaaggaaggagaaaggagcaaGGGAGGGTGTGCCAGCACTGGAAGGTTGTAGATGGAGGACCCACACTCCTGCCTGGGGAGAGCCACAGTGATTATTGGcatgcagcagcttttcttttagaagaaagaaaaaaattaaccaacCAACAATACTTTCCTTCGAAAGTTTCCCTGCAGCCACAAATTTCACCAGTTGTTCACATAAACGTGCTGTCTTCCCCATAGAAAATGCTCTTGCCTGAGCCTTCCTTTGCTGCTAAACAACGTGCTTCAGGATTTCCCTGCAaacaaaaggaagcagaaaaggatATAACAACTGATATATTAGCCTGATGGAGTGACCTGGCAAGAGGTGCCACTCCCATGCCTGACAGACTAGGCCACAATATGGGAATTCCAGCCTCAGCACATATCTCAGTTCCTGCTGACCTCTTGCTCCCTTtgcagaggctgctgccctTGTTCAAGCTGGGCTTGGAAATTACCACAGGGGGGACTCTGCCACAGCTTTCACTAATGCTAAATGCTGTTTCAGGATTCATGGACCAGCATCCGAGAGGCACGTGCTCACTCCCTGCTGCCTCGTTCTTCTGTCAGGCTGGATTCACAGACAGGAGTTCACAGCCCtctcttccagctctggagtGATGCTGTTCCTCCTACCCTCTTGGACAGGTCCCCAAGAAGGGGATGTCCTCTCCCTAGGACTGACCTGTGCTTCGGAATGGATACCCAAAGGCATCCATGGCCATTGCACTTCCTACGCTACTTCTAACACCAGCACACTGCAACACACACAGACGGAAAAGGGCTGTCAAGCGCCACTGGtgctgttcccagcccctctggcagACAGGGACAAGACAGATAGCCAAGGGCAGTGAATGAGtttggctggagctggcaggagctaACCCAGCTGCCTGTCCTGGACTTAGAACTTCAAGTCCTGCCTGCTGGAGACCTGTCCGAGTTCCAGAGAGCtatttcctgctgcctcctcctggacCAACTGGAAAGACACAGACTGGATGGGTGGTCTGCAAAGGGATAGGGAGGGAGCTGGCTCACAGGGAGCTCACAGTGGGTAGTGATCAATGGTTTTTACATGATCTTGCAGCCTGTCACAAGTGGGGTCCCCCAGGTACTGATACTGGGCCCCATACTGCTCAACATCATAAGTACGTGGATAATGGGATTGAAAACAGCCACAGCACCAAACTGGATGCTGAGGTGAACACATCAGAAGGGAGAGTCCATTTAGagagctggacagggctggaagACTGGGCTAAAAAAAGAACAGTCTTAAATttagcaaaaacaaaaacaaggtCCTGCACGTGAGATAGAAGGTGCCCAGGTCAGGCCAGGATCTGTGTGACTGGGAAGCAGACTTGTGGAAATGCATGTGGGGTCCTGATATGCAGCAAGCTGGAATGGGATCCAGCagtgtgctggctgcagcagtgaagCAAACTGGATCCTGTGTAGCATGTGTACGAGGCATTACTAAGAGAAACTGGATCACCACATTCCAGGCATGGCTGACCAACAGtgagtactgtgtccagttaTGATCCCCACAAATCACAAATGGACCGAGCAAAGAGGGTCCAAAAGAGGCCCACAAAGGTGATCAAATACTGGAGAACCTGCCCAATAAGGAAAGACTctccctgcagaagagaaggcttaGGAGGGATGTCATCACAGTAATCTAGTACTTAAGGCCTACTCTGTAGGCTTCAGAGGACAGAGGCTCTCTCTTCACAAGGATCCACATGGAGAGGACAAGGGACAACAGGTGTGAGTTGTACCAGGAGAGGTTTCACCTtattttaagttgtttttttacagtgagaatAATCAATCACTGGAGGAAATCCCAAGGGATGTGGTTAGAGGCCCCACTGTCCGAAGTTTTCAGGATGTGACTGGACAGGTTGCTAGATAATCTTGTCTATGCTCCCCTTCCCAAGAAAGTTTGAGCCAGATGATCTTTGAAGTCCCTTAGAACCTGGGCTGTTCTATGACTCCAATAAGGACAAGGCCCCAtgctcctctgcccagccagAGCAATGGCAACTGGCAAAGGCAATGGAAGCAAAGGCAATGGCAACTTTTGCTACAGGGAACCCATAGCTCTGTACCATCAACCTGGAAAAATCCCAAGGGAGGTGGGAGGCAAATGACACTGTTGTATTAATGAGCAGCCAAGTGAATGTGATTCATCTTTCCAGTCAGTGAGAAAAACTCCAATGAGCTCTTCTGAAGCCCTCTCTAAAAAGACCTGTAAGCCTGAAGCAGGAGTGTTACTTGACAAACGCACCTTTGATAGAGTTCAGAATTTCTTGAATTCTCTGTGGCTCATTGCGATCTGGTCTGCAGCTTGGTGTGATCTCCAGCACATAATCAGGACCGTACTCTGTGAAGAActgaagggaagaggagaaggaagtcAGCAGAGAGGTCTCTGAAGGCTGAGGCTCAAAGGAGGGCTTCCTATGGGTACATTtgtaaaaaggcaaaaaaaacatttctccacCTAAGTGCCACATGAAGCTTCACTACATTCAAGGTGGTATTTCAGCAGTGTCTGTATCCACCTGGAGTTTTCAACCACTTCCCAGTGCAAGGGATGGGAAGTAGAGCCCAGTGAGGCAGCCAAAAGCAGTCTATCCCAATGTTTTATTTGGGAAAGCTGTTGACACTCATTTATACATGGCTAcctgaaaatgggatttttgtgtATTAAATTTCAAGTGCTGTAATCACATATCTACTGTTCACCCTCCCACCTTGCTGAACACTGCATTGACATCACTGTGAAAcacctgggaaaggaaaagtcaGTGTGCTGCAAGGACAATGTGTCCTCTCAGGCTAAGTGCTCAAATAGTGTGCAGAAAATTTGCAGCACATGGGATCAGCATGCTAACACAGAATTACAGGTTACTGACAGCTGTTGTATCATGACTCTGGCCAAGACAGGGTCAGTTTTTGCAGTAGCTGGGAGGAGGTATGGCCAGGACACAGGTTATTCTACGCCACCTCATGTCATTGCTGAGGACAGGGGAAAGGGACTTTCTTCCAGACAGAAAGGATTCTGTCCAACTGAAATAATGTGGCAGGAGTGAGCTGTGCAGTTTTGTCTATTGTCCGGAGGCAGGGGTGTTTCTgtgaattgtttcttttcttgtttcccCTGTCATTAGTATTGTTGCTATTGTTGTTACTgtccagtaaattgttcttatttcAGCTGTAATCTTTACCCTTTGTGCCTCCAGTTGGAGGAGGTGGGCGGAGCTGCATGTGCTCTTAGCAGGAGCACTAAACTGGAGAATACCGTTCCTCCGACAACTTTAATTGGTGCCGAGTATGGGGCACAAAGGGTTGAGGTAACAACAGATTTGCCCAGAGCGGGTTGGAAACAAATTTGATTCTAAGCATTTGTTGATATTAGGTACAGAGCCACTGGTCACAATGTTGCTTGGTCTGTTCATGTAGATGTGGTACTATCTGTGAGCATATATGTGTCCTTGTGATGATGTTCAGAACAGGAAGAGGGACCAGGATTGCTTTGTTGCTCTAATGTGTGATATCACTTTATGAAATGAATACAAGGGCAATGAGGGTCATTTGGGATGTGTATTCAGTGTTCCTCTCCTACCCTTACCTCGGGTGCTACCTTTGGTAGTCCATTAATAATAGTACTCAGCCTGAGGGGGAAACAGGAGAGGATGATTTTCCCCAGCTTGTCATCCCTTCTTTGTCCTTCACGCCTGTTACAACAGCTTTTGAGAATTCTGAATTCCTTTTGGATGTTACAGAAAGCATGTTCTTGTTGCTGTGTCTCTAATGTGTGTCCCCTCAGTACAGTTTACAGTACATGTTTGGAGTCAGTGGAGTCCACATCATGTTAGAGTCAGGACAGAGATTTCTAGGAAGCTAGGAAGGTCATTCAGAGATCTGCCCCAAGAATGGGTAGTCATGAGTGGCATAGAATGTGGGAGAAAATGGGCCAGTTTCTGGGGGAATTCTCTGCTCCAATGGTTTGGAAGCTCAACCTTGTATAACTACAGGACCCTGACAGAGTGACAGAATATTGCAAGGTGAGCGCTGTGTCAACTCCAGAGAAGAGCAACTTACTGGAGTGTGCTGGGCCCTGGGTACTCTTTACTGGACCTGCTGGTCACCAGACAGAACCCTcaggggggaggaggaggaggaaagcagagcaaCAGGCACTATGGCCACTCAAacttcagctgaagaaaaaaattaaagccttgAAAGGCAAAAGACACATCTTAAAGAGCAATTTGAGCCAGAGAATCCTTCTGCCCATCCTCTCTGTAACTATCTGAGACTGGAGTTTATTGGCATGTGAAACCCCCTTGCAGAAAGCTACAGACAATCTCTGTTTGGGGCACAAGCACCCACCATACTGCTAGGTCAGGGGagtatttttacataaataagTATCATCACAACACAGGACTGAGTGGCAATGATGCTGTGAGGATTAGGCAAAATAACTGGCTCTTCTgcaaggagaagggaaggtttTTCAAAGCATTACCTCGTGATCAGGGATCTCAGAGGACAGTGTTCTCCCAAGGATGACCCCAGTCAAGTATGCCCAGCAGCGAGCCGTGTTGGCAAGGTTGTAACCTCCTGTTTCCAGCAAGAATTGGGATTTGGAGGAGGAAgggtggggaaagggaaaagagaaaaagaggtttAAGTGGAAGGAACAAAAGCCCCTGTGCACAGGTTACATGAATTCAGTTTATTTCATCCTCTCAAGCCTTGCCCAAAATCTGCCTTTTGCACCTGCTGGCTACACAAGGCCAGGTCTGAGTGACAGTGTATGCAAGAGCAGACTGCTCAAACTGAATATGCCAGTTACATCATCCAGTGTGGGAGAGGCTGGTCCTCTAGCCACCATCTCAGACCCAGGATAAGCTCCCAACCCCATGTGCTGGACTCTGTCCTGGCAACAACTTGCAAGTAGCAGGCCACAGCAGAAATGTgggctttctgctttttaatacCAGTCTTTGAGCTATAAATCAAAATACACATGCCCAGCCATATGCTGGTGAGCTCTCCAGCATCATTATGTTTGAGAGGACAAATGTGAAACTGATCACTACAACTTACAACTGCTTTACATGGAAATGAGATTTCGCAGTGAGAATGAGATGGTTACCGACATGGTAATGGAACATGAGCCCAAAAGGAAAAACCTTAGCTAAAAGCAATCCTGCCAGAGACTCAGATTTTCCAGAAAAGATGAGTAGAATAGtaaagggaggaaaagcacTTCAACAAGACAGAGAGgtaatatttttcaatattccCTTCTGTTTGCATTGGTTGTTGTAggtttttctccctgcttttttttacttctccGCCAATTTCCACTTCAAATACTTCCACATGCTGCAGTGGTGGCACACTCCTTTGGTATTTTCACAAGTGACACATAGTTGATCctcattttttaatggaagctTTGCATTTTGTCTGAAAGATGACATATCCAGCACATCACAGATAAGCCTCAGCAGGACTGAACACTCATAACCTTTCCAAAACAAAGGTCATTAGGCACATCAATTTTAGCCTTAATATGCTATACCTGATTTCCTCAGACTCAGAAAGGACAACACCTAGAGCTGATCCAGCTCCAAGCACGGAGCTCAGGTGCTTTCCCTGGCACACAGTagctttttttgttctgaaatgcTCTGCTAACATAAAGCCTGCATTCTGTGCTCTCCCCACTGGACAAGCAGCTGGTtaggcagcacagcagaactAAGTCCAGCTTAGCTTTCACTGGGTATCAGAGTCTTTCTGTACCTTGCAGGCAGCCAGTCCTTGTCCCAAGCCCCTGCTTGAATCTTAAAGAAACCATTCATCACTAGGTGCCCAAGGTATGTTTGGGAACACAGTGCTCACTTTTAAAGAGAAGCACCGAAAGGCTGGTCAGCAGAGAAGGCAATCAGAGGTGTCACTGAGAAGTCAGGGTCAGTTTGTTGGCCTCCCTCTTCTCCAGAGGGGCCATACAGCTTTTAACTCAAGATCTGAGTCAGGATTGAGACCTGCATCTGTCAGTATCAAGGATTTCAGGTGTGAAAAAAAACAGTACTGTGCCACAGTGTGTCCTCCCAACACTGCCCAGCAGTCACCCTGCTGAATCCTTGCCAGTGCTGGGCCCAAGGGCAGGCAGGCACTCgaggcagggacacaggaggaCAACATGTTTCTCTGAGAACAGCAGGCCACACTCACCTCCTCCCAGGACAAGAGTTGCTAGCTGCCACTGCAAGACATACTTGAGGCACTTGCCCACTCCCTCAGGTGTCATGTTGAAAGAGCACATGGGGTCTCCAGCAATGGTGTCTGCCCCCAGCTGCATCACAACTGCATCAGGGTTGAAGGCAGCATACACCTCCTTCAGCActctgggaagaggaggagcagtCCAGTTAATGCtagcacagcacagaggaatGCTGGTGGCACAGCCCTGGTCACTCAGATCCACCAGTGCCTCTCAGGGTTTCTATATTCTCTGTTTCTACCTAACTCGTACCATTTACACTACCTCTGCTCCCAGTTAGCATTCTACCTCCACGGCAAGTTTAGCTCTCACAGTACTTACCAAAAAAGGCTGATGAATGCACCTGTTATCAGCACCACTGATAACATGGCAAAGGGGGATCTAGTCCTCACCAGTTTAGTGGTACCATTAAACTCTACATTTACACTGTCTGCCATTTAGCTGCAGGACAATCCAGGGGCTTTTCTGCCCTGTGAAAGTCACGGTGGAAATCAGGGCCTGGCAAAACAACAATCCTGAATTCTCAGACACCTCtcagcaggacaggacaggagagcagaggaaggttCTGGTTAGACTCTTACTGTCTTCTCTCCTATATGGCTTTTGAGGCAAAACTATGAGGAAAAGCTCTGTGCAGGGTGTAGTCAGCCTGCAAAACCTGCATTGGACAGAGCTTCATGCTTCAAGCCCATCGTGGTTTTGGGAAGTACAGGCAATTACCCTCAAACAACAGCTGGATGAGACATCCACAGTCATGTGTGTGACTGCCTCCCGGCCTGGACAGAACTCAAAGAGATCTCCAAGTCTCTTGTAGAAGCTTTATCTATACATAGCTTGAAATCTGTGGTAGGTTATTATGTCCTTCAGCTGTGAATGCATGCAGTGGGCTCCTGAGTGGGTTCCTGACACGTCTCAGCCCCCACAGCTGCCTTTTGGAAGCATGTCCTCTGGCACAAagagggctgctctgccccagcaatGGCAAGCACCAATAAGCCAGCAGAAGGCATGGCCCCTGCATGACAGCCCTACTGGCCTACAAGTTCAGCGAGGTTTCAGCCTCAAGTGTTAGAGGTGGACATGCTACCACGttctgcagccctgcactgaGACTTCTTTCCTCTAGGAAAGAACAAACCCTGCAGCCCGGTTTTGACTTGAGCTACAGCTTGTGAGGTCCACCATCAACTGTGGGACCAAGGGGACTGCCAGGAGgcagctctgtcactgtcaGATATTCAGccttcagcttttcattcttCCAGTAGACAGAAGGTGCTAGGAAAGTGCTTTTAGCTAAGCCTCAAGCATATTTCCCACAGTCAGAATTCAGAGCACTTACTTGAAGAAGAAACACCTAGTCCAAAATCCACAGCTAAAAAATACTTGTTCCTTCTCCGTCTCTTCTTAGATACACACCTGTAGAGGTGTATCTAAGGAGAAAGGCTAATCTGTGGCAGAGATGTCCCAGCTACCCAAAATGTCTTTGTATATTCAGTTTACTTAAGGATTCAGACAGACCTCTGAGGACTTACAGTCCACGTTCATTGTAGTCAAAGGTTGCAACAGGGAAAGGGACAAGCCCCAAGAAAtaactgtaattaaaaatactaagCTGTGTAGTGTCTTATTCTCTAAAATCCCATCCAAGTCAGCTGTATTGGAGTAAGAGGGCTTACGATTCACAGATCTGGTAATATTTTTCATCCTGAATGCCATCTTGAATGGGCACATTCACGCTGTAATAGCGACCTTTTCCCAGGCCAACATCTGTCACATCACCAGTGCCTGCACAACAGAATACCCCAGTTaggagggaaagcagagcagcagcaagagacGTTGGAGTGTCTCAAAGGCAAACTGAGAGCCAGGACGTTTGGCATGCTTATTGAGAAGTCCACTTGCCATCACCAAGAAAGGTGGGTTAGAGGGACACAGTTCTCTCCTTGGCCCCCAATCTGCCATGCAGGGTTCAAAGTGGCTCTGCCTAGAGCTCAGTTACAAGCAGAAAGGGGGAAATGCCAAACATGTAGCTAgctcctcctctttccttctcttggGTCGAGAGAACAGGCAGCAAGACAAGTCAGCTggacagcagggatgggacTTGCCTTTACAGAGGCCTCACCAGTGATGTGTGAATCAAATGAGCACAAACCTCACAAGTTCAACTTGCCTGGGAAAAATCCTGGTGAAAATTTGTGCAGAGAAACAGTCATGACTTTCGAGGTGAAACTAAAGGCATCCTCAACTCCTAttaaggaaagggaaaaaagctttcATGCATCATTTATATCCATGATAGAGTCTGAACACACAGAGTTGCTTGATACACACAGGGCAGCAAGCAGAGAAGGAGCACCATCAGCaatgcagaaatgcagatgTCGCCCAATAAATACATCCTCATCCACAGAGACTGGAGTTCAACTGCAGCAAAGATCACAACTGCTACGAATCTGGCAGGTCTCATGCTAATCAGTACTGAATGGATCTCAGTATCTCACGTCACTACCCACAGTAGCAGCACTTGCCTGCGCTGCTAGGCCTGCGAAGCTGCGAGAGGGATCCGAGCAGGGCTGCCTTGGCCAGAGCTTGGCTCTGATTAAAACCAGTGCTACTGGgctctcttgctttttctcaaTGCTGCTGTGGTTCAATATGCCTTTTCCTTAAAGAGACATTAAAATAGTGGGggtgaagagggaaaaaagaagtaataGGAAACTTAACAGAAACAAATTGCAGGGAGAAATggaacaaaatgaaacacatcATAAAATTTAGAAGAGCAGGAATGTTAAATGGTCTATAAAAATGTCCCTGAAGGAGGGAGCAGTTTGCAAGGCCAGCTCTGGCTCTAGATTTATAGCATAAAGCCTTCTTTTAAAGCACCACTTACTACTGGCTGCTTCCCTCTTGCAATGGACCCTTAAACcctgtcagcagctgctctgccaggatgGGAGACTGGGTACAAGACTTCTGCCTAGACCCTCAAGAGAGGTCTAAGGAGGGCAAGTCTGTAAAAGCAGGACAAGGCAGAAATGGATTGAGGGAACCAAAAGGAGCTGACGCCATGGCTGTTGCAAGTGCAGACAGGCCTTGACTTTTCCCATTCCTCCCTGAGtctgtgcagctgtgctgtttgcaACCTCTGCTGGGCCTTACCATCCCCATGATGCAAATCCAAATCGATATAAAGGACACGGTCAAATTTCTGGCGCCAGCCGCAGGATCCCCAAGACAGCGTCATTCAGGTAGCAGAAGCCAGAAGCTCATCTCTGTGAAAACAATGTCTGTGACATTGAATATTGCCAATGCAATCACGCAGATCCCAGCATTCTCACTTCGACTTTGCAGGTGTCTAcctcacagggacacagaggagTACCAAAACTCAGCCAAGGCCCAGCAGTGACCAAGAGATGGGTCAGGAGTAGCTCAAAGTATGAGTGGGAAGCACAGAGAACTGGACTGCTTGTGTCAACTGTTATCAACTCTGGGCTTTCTGGCAGCTGGGTAGGCATCAGTCAGCTCTACTACAGAGAGACCCTGGCCTGTGGGGAGTATCTCTGATCACTGCACTGTTGAACAAATAAATGTTAGCTTTCTGCACCTGAGACACCTGAAAGTTCAGAGCCACTCAACTCAAAACCACTCTCTCTCTGAGGGGCCCAAGAGGACAGTCCCCTGGCTATTTTCGTGTGAGTTCTGGACAGGCATAGACAAAGCAGCTACTCCATCCCTTCTGTCTGGGtcacagctcctgggaaggTCTGGCAGTGAAAGGCACATCCAGGCAGTCACAGGATTCTCCTACTGTTCTGAAGTCTCATGGCTATGAAGGTTATGCCTCTTCCCAAAGT contains:
- the HDAC8 gene encoding LOW QUALITY PROTEIN: histone deacetylase 8 (The sequence of the model RefSeq protein was modified relative to this genomic sequence to represent the inferred CDS: deleted 1 base in 1 codon), with product MAAVPPPVYIYSPEYVALCDSLCKVPKRASMVHSLIEAYCLLDQMKIVKPKVASMEEMASFHTDAYLQHLQKVSEEGDDDHPESVEYGLGYDCPATEGIFEYAAAVGGATITAAQCLLDGKCKVAINWPGGWHHAKKSSGFCYLNDAVLGILRLRQKFDRVLYIDLDLHHGDGVEDAFSFTSKVMTVSLHKFSPGFFPGTGDVTDVGLGKGRYYSVNVPIQDGIQDEKYYQICESVLKEVYAAFNPDAVVMQLGADTIAGDPMCSFNMTPEGVGKCLKYVLQWQLATLVLGGGGYNLANTARCWAYLTGVILGRTLSSEIPDHEFFTEYGPDYVLEITPSCRPDRNEPQRIQEILNSIKGAFVK